A genomic segment from Osmerus mordax isolate fOsmMor3 chromosome 5, fOsmMor3.pri, whole genome shotgun sequence encodes:
- the LOC136942860 gene encoding catechol O-methyltransferase domain-containing protein 1-like isoform X1, whose amino-acid sequence MDGLIKMFLGLGLVFLLTAGASAFPGKSHSGGKDDPVLQYVVNNSLRENPVLTKLRQKTLEDPWSIMMVASEQAQLMANLLKLINANKTIEIGMYTGYNALSMALVLPENGRVVACEIDDLYVDIAKPFFKEARVEDKIDVRLQTAIKTLDELLKAGEAGTYDFVFIDADKSNYNRYYEKSLELLRVGGIIAIDNVLWSGKVVDPAPDDLVSKTLDALNKKLHKDERIDLSMLTVGDGLTLAIKR is encoded by the exons ATGGATGGACTCATTAAGATGTTCCTTGGTTTAGGTCTTGTATTTTTACTTACAG CAGGTGCATCTGCGTTTCCTGGTAAGAGCCACAGTGGAGGTAAAGATGACCCTGTGCTTCAGTATGTTGTGAACAACTCACTGAGGGAGAATCCTGTCCTCACTAAACTCAGACAG AAAACCCTTGAGGACCCATGGAGCATTATGATGGTTGCTAGTGAACAGGCCCAACTGATGGCAAATCTGCTTAAATTAATAAATGCCAACAAAACTATAGAAATTG GAATGTACACAGGGTACAATGCGCTGAGCATGGCACTGGTGCTTCCTGAGAATGGCCGTGTAGTGGCTTGTGAAATAGATGACTTATATGTGGACATCGCCAAGCCTTTCTTTAAAGAG GCTAGAGTTGAAGATAAGATTGATGTTCGTCTTCAAACTGCTATAAAAACGCTGG ATGAGCTGTTGAAAGCTGGAGAGGCTGGCACATATGATTTTGTATTCATCGACGCTGATAAAAGTAACTATAACAGATACTATGAGAAGTCTCTGGAGCTCCTGAGGGTAGGAGGAATCATTGCCATTGATAAT GTGCTGTGGAGTGGTAAGGTGGTGGACCCTGCCCCCGATGACCTGGTCTCCAAAACCCTGGACGCCCTCAATAAGAAACTGCACAAGGATGAGAGAATTGATCTGAGCATGCTCACCGTGGGAGACGGACTGACCCTGGCCATCAAGCGCTAA
- the LOC136942856 gene encoding calpain-1 catalytic subunit-like, whose product MYWSGGISATIQTNRLQAEGMGSIEQAVHFLNQDYEQLKQECVEAGCLFEDPCFPAEPPSLGFKELAPNSSKTRDVEWLRPTELGDDPQFILGGATRTDICQGALGDCWLLAAIASLTLNETLLHRVVPHGQSFQDDYAGIFHFQFWQFGEWIDVVIDDRLPVKDGELMFVHSAEGNEFWSALLEKAYAKLNGSYEALSGGSTTEGFEDFTGGVSEMYELRKAPKDLYRIIGKALERGSLLGCSIDITSAFDMEAVTFKKLVKGHAYSVTGLKTVDFRGQMERLIRVRNPWGQVEWTGAWSDNSSEWDEIDASEREDLHLQMEDGEFWLSFQEFLRQFSRLEICNLTPDALSDDGLSHWNTIKFHGTWRRGSTAGGCRNHPNTFWINPQYKITLLEEDDDPEDDEVACSFLVALMQKDRRRYRRQGQDMHTIGFAIYEIPEEYRGCQNVHLKKDFFLANSSCARSETFINLREVSSRLRLPPGEYLVVPSTFEPSQDADFVLRVFTEKQSETEELDDEISADLEDEDEITEDDIDDSFKSMFSQLAGEDMEISVRELKTILNRVVSKHQDIKTDGFSTESCRTMVNLMDKDGSARLGLVEFQILWNKIRKWLGLFRQYDLDKSGSMSSYEMRLAVESAGFKLNNRLNQILVARYAENEAIDFDNFICCLVKLEAMFRSFQQLDKGTGQAEMNITEWLYMTMCG is encoded by the exons ATGTATTGGTCAGGAGGGATCTCAGCAACCATACAGACCAACAGGCTACAAGCCGAGGGCATGGGCTCCATCGAGCAGGCAGTCCACTTCCTCAACCAGGACTATGAGCAGCTGAAGCaggagtgtgtggaggctggCTGTCTTTTTGAGGACCCCTGCTTCCCCGCCGAGCCTCCCTCCCTGGGCTTCAAGGAGCTGGCTCCCAACTCCTCCAAAACCAGGGACGTGGAATGGCTGAGGCCCACG GAGCTGGGAGATGACCCTCAGTTTATCCTAGGAGGAGCTACAAGAACAGACATCTGTCAAGGAGCACTGG GGGACTGCTGGCTCCTAGCGGCCATAGCCTCCCTCACTCTGAACGAAACACTTCTACATAGGGTGGTCCCTCACGGCCAAAGCTTTCAGGATGACTATGCTGGAATCTTCCATTTTCAA TTCTGGCAATTTGGAGAATGGATAGATGTTGTGATTGACGACAGACTGCCAGTAAAAGACGGAGAGCTCATGTTTGTCCACTCCGCTGAGGGCAATGAATTCTGGAGCGCTCTGCTGGAGAAAGCATACGCCAA GTTAAATGGGTCCTATGAGGCCCTTTCTGGAGGCAGTACAACCGAGGGCTTTGAAGACTTCACAGGTGGCGTGTCAGAGATGTACGAGCTCCGCAAAGCTCCCAAGGACCTGTACAGAATCATTGGCAAAGCCTTGGAAAGAGGGTCTCTGCTGGGCTGCTCTATTGAC ATCACCAGTGCCTTTGACATGGAGGCTGTGACATTCAAGAAGCTGGTGAAGGGACACGCCTACTCCGTTACAGGCTTGAAGACG GTAGACTTCCGGGGTCAGATGGAGAGGTTGATCCGGGTGCGTAACCCCTGGGGACAGGTGGAGTGGACAGGGGCCTGGAGCGACAA CTCTTCCGAGTGGGATGAGATCGACGCGTCCGAGAGAGAGGACCTGCATCTTCAGATGGAGGACGGGGAGTTTTG GTTGTCCTTCCAGGAGTTCTTGCGACAGTTTTCCCGCCTGGAGATCTGCAACCTGACTCCTGACGCTCTCAGTGACGATGGCCTGAGCCACTGGAACACCATCAAGTTCCACGGCACGTGGAGGAGAGGCAGCACTGCTGGAGGATGCAGGAACCACCCTA acACATTTTGGATCAACCCCCAGTACAAAAtcaccctgctggaggaggatgatgacccGGAGGATGACGAGGTGGCCTGCAGCTTCCTGGTGGCTCTCATGCAGAAAGACAGGCGGAGGTACCGGCGCCAAGGCCAGGACATGCACACCATCGGCTTTGCCATCTACGAG ATTCCTGAAGAG TACAGGGGCTGCCAGAATGTCCACCTGAAGAAAGACTTCTTCTTGGCCAACTCGTCCTGCGCTCGCTCAGAGACCTTCATCAACCTACGTGAGGTGAGCTCCCGCCTCCGTTTGCCCCCAGGAGAGTACCTTGTCGTCCCGTCGACTTTTGAGCCCAGCCAGGACGCCGACTTTGTCCTCCGAGTGTTCACTGAGAAGCAGTCCGAGACTGA agAGCTGGATGATGAAATATCAGCAGACCTGGAGGATGAG GATGAAATCACCGAAGATGACATTGATGACTCGTTTAAGTCCATGTTTTCCCAGTTAGCAGGAGAG GATATGGAGATTTCTGTCCGTGAGCTGAAGACCATCCTGAACAGAGTGGTGTCTAAAC ACCAAGACATAAAGACAGACGGCTTCAGTACGGAGTCCTGTAGGACCATGGTCAATCTCATGGAT AAAGATGGCAGTGCCCGCCTAGGCTTGGTAGAGTTTCAGATCCTCTGGAACAAGATTAGGAAGTGGCTG GGCCTCTTCAGACAATATGACTTGGATAAGTCAGGTTCCATGAGCTCGTATGAGATGCGTCTGGCTGTGGAGTCCGCAG GCTTTAAACTCAACAACAGACTGAACCAGATACTAGTGGCCCGCTATGCTGAGAATGAGGCCATTGACTTTGACAACTTTATCTGCTGCCTAGTCAAGCTTGAAGCCATGTTCC GGTCTTTCCAGCAGCTTGACAAAGGAACAGGACAGGCTGAGATGAATATAACTGAG TGGCTGTACATGACCATGTGTGGTTGA
- the LOC136942858 gene encoding zinc transporter ZIP9 isoform X2, with amino-acid sequence MEGGITIVLISVAMFFGCFLLGLIPLLIKLSEQKLHFVTVLGAGLLCGTALAIIIPEGVELLEESWRGPSCSLALANNNSNPKGLEPLPVKGPPARFFIGLSLVVGFTLMFVIDQIGSYCSIHADGVALGAAVASSEVTVQVVVFLAVILHKAPAAFGLVSFLMHAGLEKKQIQKHLLAFSAAAPVLAISTYFILTATGGSSRHHLSATGIGMLFSAGTFLYVATVHVLPEVSSRGQQRGPHHTRTGSYQHGGGLGVMESLTLILGAGLPVLLALGLNDD; translated from the exons ATGGAAGGCGGAATCACGATTGTTTTGATATCCGTTGCTATGTTTTTCGGATGTTTTTTACTAGGATTGATTCCGCTTTTGATCAAACTTTCTGAG CAAAAGCTGCATTTTGTCACAGTCTTGGGGGCAGGACTTCTGTGTGGCACAGCACTGGCCATCATTATTCCCGAGGGCGTGGAGTTGCTGGAGGAGTCGTGGAGAG GGCCTTCCTGCTCTCTTGCATTagccaacaacaacagcaaccccAAGGGCCTGGAACCACTCCCAGTCAAGGGGCCCCCAGCGCGCTTCTTCATTGGCCTGTCTTTAGTGGTCGGCTTCACCCTTATGTTTGTGATTGACCAAATTGGCAGCTACTGCTCTATACATG CTGACGGTGTAGCACTCGGTGCTGCCGTCGCGTCCTCTGAAGTAACGGTTCAGGTCGTCGTATTTCTGGCTGTGATTCTTCACAAG GCTCCTGCAGCATTTGGCTTGGTCTCCTTTTTGATGCACGCAGGCTTAGAGAAAAAACAGATCCAAAAGCATCTGCTAGCTTTCTCAGCTGCAGCACCTGTGCTCGCCATCAGCACTTATTTCATATTGACTGCG ACCGGAGGGTCGTCACGGCACCATCTTAGCGCCACGGGGATTGGAATGCTCTTCTCTGCTGGGACATTTCTGTATGTGGCCACGGTACACGTCCTCCCAGAGGtcagcagcagggggcagcagcgcGGCCCTCACCACACCAGGACAGGATCCTACCAGCACGGGGGTGGGCTGGGGGTCATGGAGAGCCTCACCCTCATCCTGGGAGCTGGGCTCCCTGTTTTACTGGCCCTGGGGCTTAATGATGACTGA
- the LOC136942858 gene encoding zinc transporter ZIP9 isoform X1 — protein sequence MEGGITIVLISVAMFFGCFLLGLIPLLIKLSEQKLHFVTVLGAGLLCGTALAIIIPEGVELLEESWRGPSCSLALANNNSNPKGLEPLPVKGPPARFFIGLSLVVGFTLMFVIDQIGSYCSIHDPQTGMSNSTSVTATLGLVMHAAADGVALGAAVASSEVTVQVVVFLAVILHKAPAAFGLVSFLMHAGLEKKQIQKHLLAFSAAAPVLAISTYFILTATGGSSRHHLSATGIGMLFSAGTFLYVATVHVLPEVSSRGQQRGPHHTRTGSYQHGGGLGVMESLTLILGAGLPVLLALGLNDD from the exons ATGGAAGGCGGAATCACGATTGTTTTGATATCCGTTGCTATGTTTTTCGGATGTTTTTTACTAGGATTGATTCCGCTTTTGATCAAACTTTCTGAG CAAAAGCTGCATTTTGTCACAGTCTTGGGGGCAGGACTTCTGTGTGGCACAGCACTGGCCATCATTATTCCCGAGGGCGTGGAGTTGCTGGAGGAGTCGTGGAGAG GGCCTTCCTGCTCTCTTGCATTagccaacaacaacagcaaccccAAGGGCCTGGAACCACTCCCAGTCAAGGGGCCCCCAGCGCGCTTCTTCATTGGCCTGTCTTTAGTGGTCGGCTTCACCCTTATGTTTGTGATTGACCAAATTGGCAGCTACTGCTCTATACATG ACCCACAGACCGGCATGTCCAATAGCACCAGTGTAACGGCCACACTGGGGCTGGTTATGCATGCGGCAG CTGACGGTGTAGCACTCGGTGCTGCCGTCGCGTCCTCTGAAGTAACGGTTCAGGTCGTCGTATTTCTGGCTGTGATTCTTCACAAG GCTCCTGCAGCATTTGGCTTGGTCTCCTTTTTGATGCACGCAGGCTTAGAGAAAAAACAGATCCAAAAGCATCTGCTAGCTTTCTCAGCTGCAGCACCTGTGCTCGCCATCAGCACTTATTTCATATTGACTGCG ACCGGAGGGTCGTCACGGCACCATCTTAGCGCCACGGGGATTGGAATGCTCTTCTCTGCTGGGACATTTCTGTATGTGGCCACGGTACACGTCCTCCCAGAGGtcagcagcagggggcagcagcgcGGCCCTCACCACACCAGGACAGGATCCTACCAGCACGGGGGTGGGCTGGGGGTCATGGAGAGCCTCACCCTCATCCTGGGAGCTGGGCTCCCTGTTTTACTGGCCCTGGGGCTTAATGATGACTGA
- the LOC136942859 gene encoding coiled-coil domain-containing protein 177 — protein MEVRSPFPMLILDLNNFDKTEADGSRYVLTSPRSLESCARVGVKPVELLIQSLNEFIEEHQDIPFETVSILYEAYEKKHRKLLRLCREDRERMIKLAEDRSGKKLSALQTVLELDSESSDAKSRKDCGGEDDMKPGADPCVDEGFRKKSVSRCRSFITTDTRQPIRLRTDDHNNTVSIMSLGDLRHSPATERQLERLTQYIKKEMHVTVPEKDRKIAALMLVKHQDEQARRKLSHQEEREREEARRQEELHRARVERRRRKELERSTQRWRDEQEARRRLRERRVEELSSQREQEVLLQEDRWRRLTEEQEAQQRERTEAARTRAAGRKRYQEHLLQGKEREEQLLREGEWRLAREKEQRATRNKLCRETGERTKLQRENRSSLSHHLLLKKKAEEDAEAEGARARSALEQKLRRSGEKHSRVTEARLQELRERATREEQQAQRSQRRAQQQSQQQLTHKQVLARLSQQRMEQATQHVHAQRCRRAQQAGQDNRERQRSHRRLRDGVRREEEAEMARRQAHVAMKEHRREQLQERRERRQEEARKVVQASFHMRERVREQTHRRTFDQMALQAQLTASLGRIKL, from the coding sequence ATGGAGGTTAGATCGCCCTTTCCAATGCTGATCTTAGATTTAAACAACTTCGATAAAACTGAAGCTGATGGAAGCAGATATGTTTTAACCAGTCCTCGATCACTAGAATCATGTGCACGAGTAGGTGTCAAACCAGTTGAACTTTTGATACAATCGCTTAATGAGTTTATTGAAGAGCACCAGGATATTCCCTTCGAGACAGTGTCTATCCTGTATGAAGCATACGAAAAGAAGCACAGAAAGCTTTTGCGATTGTGTCGCGAGGATAGGGAAAGGATGATTAAACTGGCAGAGGATAGGTCTGGAAAGAAACTGTCAGCCTTGCAAACGGTTCTGGAGCTAGACAGTGAGAGCTCTGATGCCAAGTCTAGGAAAGATTGTGGTGGTGAAGACGATATGAAACCGGGAGCGGATCCATGTGTGGATGAGGGCTTTAGAAAAAAATCTGTTAGCCGGTGCAGGTCCTTCATTACCACTGACACCCGACAACCAATCAGGTTGAGAACAGATGACCACAATAACACAGTGTCTATCATGAGTTTGGGTGACCTCAGGCATTCACCAGCCACTGAGAGGCAGCTAGAGAGGCTAACCCAGTACATCAAAAAGGAGATGCATGTCACAGTGCCAGAGAAAGACCGCAAGATAGCAGCTCTGATGCTTGTGAAACACCAAGATGAGCAGGCCCGCCGGAAGCTCAGCCACCaggaggagcgggagagagaggaggcccgCAGGCAGGAGGAGCTCCACCGGGCTCGtgtcgagaggaggaggaggaaggagctgGAGCGCAGCACGCAACGGTGGCGCGACGAGCAGGAGGCTCGCAGGAGGCTGAGGGAGCGTCGGGTGGAGGAGTTATCCAGCCAGCGGGAGCAGGAGGTGCTGCTGCAGGAAGACCGCTGGAGGAGGTTGACCGAGGAACAGGAGGcccagcagagggagaggacagaggcgGCGCGGACACGCGCGGCGGGGCGCAAACGCTACCAGGAGCATCTGCTCCAAGGCAAGGAGCGAGAGGAGCAGCTGCTGAGGGAGGGGGAATGGCGGCTGGCGAGGGAGAAGGAGCAGAGGGCCACGAGGAACAAGCTGTGCcgggagacgggagagagaacCAAGCTCCAACGGGAGAACCGCAGTTCTCTGTCGCACCACCTCCTCCTGAAGAAGAAGGCGGAGGAGGACGCGGAGGCCGAGGGCGCCCGGGCGAGGAGCGCTCTGGAGCAGAAGCTGAGACGCTCTGGGGAGAAGCACTCGCGGGTGACGGAGGCGCGGCTGCAGGAGCTGCGGGAGCGCGCCACCCGAGAGGAGCAGCAGGCCCAGAGGAGCCAGCGCAGGGCCCAGCAGCAGAGCCAGCAGCAGCTCACGCACAAGCAGGTGCTGGCCCGGCTGAGCCAGCAGCGCATGGAGCAGGCCACCCAGCACGTCCACGCTCAGCGCTGCCGCCGAGCCCAGCAGGCCGGCCAGGACAACCGGGAGAGGCAGCGGAGCCACCGAAGGCTCCGAGACGGGGTTCGCAGGGAGGAAGAGGCCGAGATGGCTCGACGGCAGGCACACGTCGCCATGAAGGAGCACCGGAGGGAGCAGTTGCAGGAGCGGAGGgagaggcggcaggaggaggccCGCAAGGTGGTGCAAGCCTCCTTCCACATGAGGGAGCGGGTGAGAGAGCAGACGCACAGGCGCACCTTCGACCAGATGGCCCTGCAGGCCCAGCTCACAGCCTCCCTGGGGCGCATCAAACTGTGA
- the mrpl14 gene encoding large ribosomal subunit protein uL14m — MAVSRSFCGFLAVIPSLTQQKAFSVSASVAAIQKLTRVRVVDNSSLGNTPHHRSPRVIHVYTKNGFGKVGDRVLLAIKGQKKKALIVGQKMPGERMSPRFDSNNVVLIEDNGNPTGTRIKVPIPTHLRKMEGDYSKLLAIANRFV; from the exons ATGGCTGTTTCAAGATCATTTTGTGGGTTCCTGGCTGTTATTCCATCACTAACGCAACAAAAGGCTTTCAG TGTGTCAGCATCTGTAGCAGCCATTCAGAAATTGACAAGAGTGCGAGTTGTAGATAACAGCTCTCTTGGTAACACTCCACATCATCGTTCTCCTCGAGTCATTCATGTATACACCAAGAATGGTTTTGGAAAGGTTGGCGACCGGGTTTTACTTGCCATCAAAGGACAGAAGAAGAAGGCTCTGATTGTTGGGCAGAAAATGCCTGGAGAGCGGATGAGCCCACGTTTTGACTCAAATAATGTTGTTCTTATTGAAGACAATGGCAACCCCACAGGAACTAGAATTAAGGTTCCAATACCAACGCATCTGCGCAAAATGGAAGGAGACTATTCCAAACTGTTAGCCATTGCTAATAGATTTGTCTAG
- the LOC136942854 gene encoding CSC1-like protein 2 isoform X2, translating into MYMLLKHLADRYNMYYAYLPSKLDKKIHSGAVNQVVAAPILCLFWLLFFSTVRTGFSAATSMFTFVVLIITIIICLSHVCFGHFKYLSAHNYKIDAQEVDGLENGRPPLTSPSNKSAQMYIAQVLQDPNADELGSGSGEDDGQGSSQDEEIINVGNSLNEADFQSGEDSLIANEVRH; encoded by the exons ATGTACATGCTGCTGAAGCACCTGGCAGACAGGTACAACATGTACTACGCCTACCTGCCCTCCAAGCTGGACAAGAAGATCCACTCGGGGGCCGTCAACCAGGTGGTGGCCGCCCCCATACTCTGCCTCTTTTGGCTGCTCTTCTTCTCCACTGTGCGCACAG gcTTTTCGGCCGCCACGTCCATGTTCACGTTCGTGGTCctgatcatcaccatcatcatctgtctctcccacgTCTGCTTCGGACACTTCAAATATCTCAGCGCCCACAACTACAAG ATTGACGCCCAGGAGGTGGATGGGTTAGAGAATGGGCGCCCAccactcacctccccctccaacaAGTCTGCA CAGATGTACATTGCCCAGGTGCTGCAGGATCCCAACGCAGACGAGCTGGGCTCGGGCAGCGGCGAGGACGACGGCCAGGGCTCCTCGCAGGACGAGGAGATCATAAACGTGGGGAACAGCCTCAACGAGGCCGACTTCCAGTCCGGAGAGGACAGCCTCATTGCCAATGAGGTGCGTCACTGA
- the LOC136942860 gene encoding catechol O-methyltransferase domain-containing protein 1-like isoform X2, which yields MFLGLGLVFLLTGASAFPGKSHSGGKDDPVLQYVVNNSLRENPVLTKLRQKTLEDPWSIMMVASEQAQLMANLLKLINANKTIEIGMYTGYNALSMALVLPENGRVVACEIDDLYVDIAKPFFKEARVEDKIDVRLQTAIKTLDELLKAGEAGTYDFVFIDADKSNYNRYYEKSLELLRVGGIIAIDNVLWSGKVVDPAPDDLVSKTLDALNKKLHKDERIDLSMLTVGDGLTLAIKR from the exons ATGTTCCTTGGTTTAGGTCTTGTATTTTTACTTACAG GTGCATCTGCGTTTCCTGGTAAGAGCCACAGTGGAGGTAAAGATGACCCTGTGCTTCAGTATGTTGTGAACAACTCACTGAGGGAGAATCCTGTCCTCACTAAACTCAGACAG AAAACCCTTGAGGACCCATGGAGCATTATGATGGTTGCTAGTGAACAGGCCCAACTGATGGCAAATCTGCTTAAATTAATAAATGCCAACAAAACTATAGAAATTG GAATGTACACAGGGTACAATGCGCTGAGCATGGCACTGGTGCTTCCTGAGAATGGCCGTGTAGTGGCTTGTGAAATAGATGACTTATATGTGGACATCGCCAAGCCTTTCTTTAAAGAG GCTAGAGTTGAAGATAAGATTGATGTTCGTCTTCAAACTGCTATAAAAACGCTGG ATGAGCTGTTGAAAGCTGGAGAGGCTGGCACATATGATTTTGTATTCATCGACGCTGATAAAAGTAACTATAACAGATACTATGAGAAGTCTCTGGAGCTCCTGAGGGTAGGAGGAATCATTGCCATTGATAAT GTGCTGTGGAGTGGTAAGGTGGTGGACCCTGCCCCCGATGACCTGGTCTCCAAAACCCTGGACGCCCTCAATAAGAAACTGCACAAGGATGAGAGAATTGATCTGAGCATGCTCACCGTGGGAGACGGACTGACCCTGGCCATCAAGCGCTAA
- the LOC136942854 gene encoding CSC1-like protein 2 isoform X1, translating into MFRVLVVMVGVWGAQACSDLGNCPTQQANTSRDYCYTARIRSTVLQGLPFGGVPTVLALDFMCFLVLLFVFSILRKVAWDYGRLALVTDADRMDPRYSRLDDREYVASAMTSETPERYERLTSVSSSMDFEQRDNGFCSWLTAIFRIKDEEIREKCGEDAVHYLSFQRHIIGLLVVVGVLSVGIVLPVNFSGNLLENNAYSFGRTTIANLDADNTLLWLHTTFAFLYLLLTVYSMRRHTSKMHYKEDDLVKRTLFINGISKYAEEKLIKQHFEKAYENCIVLEARICYNVAKLMALNSERKKTERSKKFFTDLQSKEHIPTMINPKPCGHLCCCIIKGCEQEEAVSYYTKLESKLKEEYRKEREKVNSKPLGMAFVTFQNESMTAIILKDFNACKCQGCDCRREPKSSPFSSSLHTHNWTVTYAPDPQNVYWEHLSVGGVPWWLRCFIINCILFLLLFFLTTPAIIISTMDKFNVTKPVEYLNNPIVTQFFPTLLLWAFSALLPTIVYYSAFFEAHWTRSGENRTTMHKCYTFLIFMVLLLPSLGLSSLDVFFRWLFDKRFLADATVRFECVFLPDNGAFFVNYVIASAFIGNAMDLLRIPGLLMYMIRLCLARSAAERRNVKRHQAYEFQFGAAYAWMMCVFTVVMTYSITCPIIVPFGLMYMLLKHLADRYNMYYAYLPSKLDKKIHSGAVNQVVAAPILCLFWLLFFSTVRTGFSAATSMFTFVVLIITIIICLSHVCFGHFKYLSAHNYKIDAQEVDGLENGRPPLTSPSNKSAQMYIAQVLQDPNADELGSGSGEDDGQGSSQDEEIINVGNSLNEADFQSGEDSLIANEVRH; encoded by the exons ATGTTCAGAGTGCTGGTCGTGATGGTGGGCGTGTGGGGGGCACAGGCGTGCTCGGACCTGGGGAACTGCCCCACCCAGCAGGCCAACACCTCCAGGGACTACTGCTACACCGCCCGGATCCGCAGCACCGTCCTCCAGGGCCTGCCCTTCGGAGGGGTGCCCACTGTCCTCGCCCTCGACTTCATGTGCTTCCTG gTGCTGCTGTTTGTCTTCTCCATCTTGAGGAAGGTCGCATGGGATTATGGACGCTTGGCCCTGGTGACCGACGCAGACAG AATGGATCCACGATACAGCCGCCTGGACGATCGGGAATA CGTTGCCTCGGCGATGACGTCCGAGACACCCGAGCGCTACGAGCGCCTCACCTCGGTGTCCAGCTCCATGGACTTCGAGCAGAGAGACAAC GGATTTTGTTCCTGGCTGACGGCCATCTTTCGCATCAA GGATGAAGAGATCAGAGAGAAGTGCGGCGAAGACGCTGTGCACTACCTGTCTTTCCAGCGCCACATCATTGGCCTGCTGGTGGTAGTGGGCGTGCTCTCAGTGGGCATCGTGCTGCCTGTCAACTTCTCAGGAAACCTATTGG AAAACAACGCCTACAGTTTTGGGAGAACCACTATAGCCAACCTGGATGCTGA TAATACTCTGCTTTGGCTGCACACCACGTTCGCATTCCTCTACCTGTTACTGACGGTGTACAGCATGAGACGGCACACCTCCAAGATGCACTACAAGGAGGATGACCTG gtAAAACGCACTTTATTCATAAACGGGATCTCCAAGTACGCAGAGGAGAAACTCATAAAGCAACATTTTGA AAAGGCCTATGAAAACTGCATTGTGTTGGAGGCCCGTATCTGTTACAATGTGGCCAAACTGATGGCTCTGAACTCCGAGAG GAAGAAGACGGAACGCAGCAAGAAGTTCTTTACCGACCTGCAGTCTAAAGAGCACATACCCACCATGATCAACCCCAAGCCCTGCGGACACCTCTGCTGTTGCATCATCAAAGGCTGCGAGCAG GAGGAGGCTGTCAGCTACTATACTAAGCTGGAGTCCAAGCTGAAGGAGGAgtacaggaaggagagggaaaaggtcAACAGCAAGCCCTTAGGAATGGCCTTCGTCACCTTCCAGAACGAATCCATGACCGCCAT AATCCTGAAGGACTTCAACGCCTGTAAGTGTCAGGGCTGTGACTGCCGGCGGGAGCCCAAGTCGTCTCCTTTCAGctccagcctccacacacacaactggaccGTCACCTACGCCCCCGACCCCCAGAACGTGTACTG ggAGCACCTGTCCGTGGGGGGGGTCCCCTGGTGGCTGCGCTGCTTCATCATCAActgcatcctcttcctcctgctcttcttcCTCACCACGCCGGCCATCATCATCTCCACCATGGACAAGTTCAACGTCACCAAGCCTGTGGAGTACCTGAAC AATCCCATTGTCACCCAGTTCTTCCCCACTCTGCTGCTGTGGGCTTTCTCCGCCCTGCTCCCCACCATCGTCTATTACTCGGCCTTCTTTGAGGCCCACTGGACaag GTCTGGAGAGAACAGGACCACCATGCATAAATGTTACACTTTCCTCATCTTCATGGTCCTGCTGCTGCCCTCTCTGGGACTGAGCAG TTTGGATGTTTTCTTCCGCTGGCTCTTTGACAAGCGCTTCCTGGCAGACGCCACTGTGAGATTTGA gtgtgtgttcctgcccGACAACGGGGCGTTCTTCGTGAACTACGTCATCGCCTCGGCGTTCATCGGTAACGCCATGGACCTGCTCCGTATCCCAGGCCTGCTCATGTACATGATCCGCCTCTGCCTGGCTCGCTCGGCCGCTGAGCGGAGGAACGTCAAGAgg cacCAGGCCTACGAGTTCCAGTTTGGGGCCGCCTACGCCTGGATGATGTGCGTGTTCACCGTGGTCATGACCTACAGCATCACCTGTCCCATCATTGTCCCCTTCG GCCTAATGTACATGCTGCTGAAGCACCTGGCAGACAGGTACAACATGTACTACGCCTACCTGCCCTCCAAGCTGGACAAGAAGATCCACTCGGGGGCCGTCAACCAGGTGGTGGCCGCCCCCATACTCTGCCTCTTTTGGCTGCTCTTCTTCTCCACTGTGCGCACAG gcTTTTCGGCCGCCACGTCCATGTTCACGTTCGTGGTCctgatcatcaccatcatcatctgtctctcccacgTCTGCTTCGGACACTTCAAATATCTCAGCGCCCACAACTACAAG ATTGACGCCCAGGAGGTGGATGGGTTAGAGAATGGGCGCCCAccactcacctccccctccaacaAGTCTGCA CAGATGTACATTGCCCAGGTGCTGCAGGATCCCAACGCAGACGAGCTGGGCTCGGGCAGCGGCGAGGACGACGGCCAGGGCTCCTCGCAGGACGAGGAGATCATAAACGTGGGGAACAGCCTCAACGAGGCCGACTTCCAGTCCGGAGAGGACAGCCTCATTGCCAATGAGGTGCGTCACTGA